The DNA window GTCGATTGCGCGCTACGGGCGGGCACGCCCACCGACCAATCGCTGATTGCCCGGCGGGTTTCGGAGATGGAACTGATCACCTGCGCTTCGCCGAGCTACATTCAGAAATTCGGCATGCCCGAACGGCCGGAGGATTTGGAGGCCACGCACTACTCCGTCAATTATTTCCGCGCCCAAAACAACCGGACGCTGCCCTTCGAATTTCGCAGGGGCAACGAAATGGTCGAGACCACCCCGCGCTGCATCGCCTCGGTCAACGACAGCAGGACTTATCTGACCGCGGCCCTGACCGGGCTCGGCGTCGCGCAGGTGCCGACCTTCATGGCGCGTGAACCCATGCGGCGGGGCGAACTCATCCGCCTGCTGCCGGATTGGCGCCGCGATCCGGTTCCGCTCTATGTGGTCTATCCGCCGAACCGCCACCTCAGCAACAAGGTGCGCGTCTTCGTAGACTGGCTGGTGAAGCTTCTGGTCGAGGCCAGGCTGAACGATTTATAGGGCATGCCGCAGCGGCAAACAGATACGGCCCGGAAGGCAGGGGAGACCTTCGACGGGCCGCAATATTTTGAACATCGGGCCTGTCGCGCCGCTGCATGGGCGCGGCAGGCTCTGGAGGCTCGCGAGAGAGCGTCAGGGAACTCCGCTCTCTCGCGAGAAATTACTTATAAGCACTCTCCACAAGATTGTAAGAGGAAAAACCTACAAGCGTCGTTCACATAATCGCGGTGACGGCGCCTTCGTCAGATCGCACCGCCATGGACAGATTCGATGCCATGCGTGTGTCCTGCCGCGTTGTGGAGCGCCGCAGCTTCACCCTCGCAGCAGAAGACACAGGCGTGCCGCGCTCGACCGTTACCGATGCGGTCAAGCAGCCCGAGGCTCGCCTCGGCGTGCGCCTGCTCCAACGCACGACGCGCCATGTCAGTCCGACGCGTGCGTGTCTTCATCGATTGGCTGGTGAAGGTCTTCGCTCGACAAAATTCCAAAAACACGCTTTCCTAATATAAGCATTTTGGGGGGAAGAGCCATGGCACTCAGCGATATCACCGTCTACCAGACGGAAGACGGCTTCGTCGTCGAATTCGGCGGTGAAGGCGAAGACAGCATTGCCGTAACGCTGCGAAGCGCACCCGAACTGACATTGGAAAACGC is part of the Rhizobium bangladeshense genome and encodes:
- a CDS encoding LysR family transcriptional regulator, coding for MDQLSAMRVFIRVVETGNFTRAADMLAMPKATVTNLIQGLEAHLRTKLLNRTTRRVMVTTDGALYYERAAQIISELEELDGSLSNSQSLPSGRLRIEMSGAFADAIVVPALCDFYQRYPDIRLDLGVGDRTVDYLVENVDCALRAGTPTDQSLIARRVSEMELITCASPSYIQKFGMPERPEDLEATHYSVNYFRAQNNRTLPFEFRRGNEMVETTPRCIASVNDSRTYLTAALTGLGVAQVPTFMAREPMRRGELIRLLPDWRRDPVPLYVVYPPNRHLSNKVRVFVDWLVKLLVEARLNDL